One segment of Agromyces albus DNA contains the following:
- a CDS encoding murein hydrolase activator EnvC family protein — MTELPVTAPPRSARSGTALSVAAASVLIVGTLAAFTAVTPPAAEALGLRTGEPAEASSPPVSHPHMWRWPVPPPIQVVSPFRAPPTPYAAGHRGIDLQAAAGAVVTAPAAGTVSYAGMVAGRGVVAIDHGDGVVSAIEPVDALVAAGTPVAAGDLLGTVASGGHCASECVHFGVRVHGEYVSPFLFLGGLPRAVLLPRP; from the coding sequence ATGACCGAGCTCCCCGTCACGGCACCTCCTCGCAGCGCCCGTTCAGGCACGGCACTGTCGGTCGCCGCGGCATCCGTCCTCATCGTCGGCACCCTTGCCGCGTTCACCGCCGTGACGCCGCCCGCCGCGGAGGCACTCGGCCTCCGTACCGGCGAGCCGGCCGAGGCCTCATCGCCGCCGGTCAGCCATCCCCACATGTGGAGGTGGCCGGTCCCGCCGCCCATCCAGGTCGTGTCTCCGTTCCGCGCGCCGCCGACGCCCTATGCGGCCGGCCACCGCGGCATCGATCTCCAGGCGGCGGCAGGTGCCGTCGTCACCGCTCCGGCAGCCGGCACCGTGAGTTACGCCGGCATGGTCGCCGGCCGAGGGGTCGTCGCGATCGATCACGGCGACGGCGTCGTGAGTGCCATCGAGCCCGTTGACGCGCTCGTCGCGGCCGGCACCCCCGTGGCGGCGGGCGATCTGCTCGGCACGGTCGCCTCTGGCGGGCACTGCGCGTCGGAATGCGTGCACTTCGGCGTGCGAGTGCACGGCGAGTACGTGTCGCCGTTCCTGTTCCTCGGCGGCCTCCCGCGAGCGGTGCTCCTGCCTAGGCCGTGA